CCAAAGCCGCTTAACTGAATGCAGATTGCTTCTAAATTTCTAATAATAATTTCCAAATCCTTTCACATCACGCAACTGTACGCACACACTTCTTTTTCCTTGGAAATTCCAGAGAGAGCATTCAGCAAAAGGGAGGAGCAACACGCATATCGGCCGGTCGATATCTCCGAGCCCACTTTCGAACTTGTTTAACAACCGGCACCAATTAAAAGACGACGGTGAGGGCAGGCGTCGTCGTCAGCTCAGGCTGAGCCCCCCATCGCGAGCAAATCCGAGCGGCCGGAGGTGAGTGGGGGGAGAGACTTTTGTGCGGCACACCACCGTCTGTCTTTGATTTCGAAGAAGGGGTCAAAGAAAGGGTGCGCCCAACCGAACCGCACATGCGCAGTGGGGAATGAACTCCAAGCAACAGCGAAGGAGATTGATCGCAGATCGGCTGGCGTAGGACACGGATCGATTGCTACGTGCGACAGCATCCATGTAGATAGACGTTGGCCTCGTGTGTCCAGTGAGTGACCCTGCACGCATCCCTGGCACACGGCGACGGCGATTTGTTTGCTTCGTGCACCTAAATTCTTTTCTTTTCACGTGGCTTCCCAGGACGACCGTAGGCGATTCCTCGCACGGAAGCCCCCTGCTATTTCCGCAAAGACCATCCTCCCGTTTCCCTGCCAAGTTCACAGCATGTGCCGAGACGATAATACTACGAGTCTTGCCTGGAAGGCTGGTCTTAGCTTTGAACCACCAAGGATATTTAGTAGTATAGCTGGTAACGCTGACCTAGCTATTTGCCGGATCCTGGAGCCAGACCAGACTCCTGCAATGGCCGGCTCACAAGTCACAAGTCTTTGCTTGCTTCTACGTTCTACCGAACTAAAGaaaaaaataatagaaaagaaTATCTTTAATGGAAGTTGGAACATGCAACAATGGATAAGAAGAAGAAAGTAGGAATAAATGGTGCGCGGGCTTTATTGGTTGTCTGCTCACGCTATTGCCCATACTGACTGACCACTACGCTGGTGGAATCCACGCTATCCCAAACGGCAATGCACATCTTCATCACTTTTTTGCTCCCATCTTCTCCATACAACTAAGCAATTTTCCCCGAGGATAACTTAGAAATTTGCAACCACCTTGCATTTGCAGTGCGTAGAGACAGTTGACACTGACACTCTCTTACGAGCAGCAAGAATGCAAAGTCTGATCATGACCAAACAAGCACATTACCACCATTGGAGAGGATGGTTGGTGCAAAGGCTGACCTAAGCTTGCATGTGAGGAGCAAGTAGGCCAGCCACCGGATCATAATTAGTCCAGACTTGCAAAGGAGCAAGGAATATACCAAGAATGTCCCACGGAATAAACTCATGTAAAATGTCCAGGCTAGATGGAATGTACCGAGAATTTTGATAATTATTCTATCTGAGTATCTACAGCTTCCTTCCCAAGTAAAGTGGAAGAAAAATTAACCAGCCGATACAGGATGAACTACATGTCCACTCTCAGATTATCAAGACATGACTAAACTCTCCCGAGCTCCCAATGCAAGAGCGGAGAATGCATGCAAAGCAAAGGCTTAACTTATTGCATCCAGCGCGACTCTCGCAACTTCAAGGATAACTCTCCATCAGAGGTGAAGGTGCTTATGTTCAAAAATATGGTTTTTGGTCCTGGCAACAAAGTTCAGCTGCTTCCTTTTGGACCAGCTCGACATGGCGACAAATTCATCAGGTGAAGGAAAACATCACAGAAGAATCAGCGCCGGCCGAGTACCCTACTTCTAATGTTATTCCTTGACTTCACCATAGGTTGCCTGGTATTACTCTTAGGCTTTGGTATGTCACCCAGCTCCATTACTTGTATCGTGCGCTGCTTCTTTGCTGTGGCGGATGGAAGAGTACAGTTAGATAAACCACAAGATCATATATGTGATAAAAGAAAATATTGCAACAAAAAGACGACACGAACCATTTTCAGCTTCCTGATAACGTTCCTGGAGCCTACGCTTGGCTGCCTCCAACCTTACGTTGCTTTCCAAGCCATCCTGGGTCTTTGGCCTTGCCGACTCTAACCTGACTCCTGATGAAGGCTGCGCACGAAGCCTTGATTTCTGGAGTCAAAGGATAGATATAAGTCATGAGATCTTAAGCATCATCATAGCTTAAGTCTCAGTAACATGTGATACTTACATCCACATGACCCATTGCAGGTTTTCTTTCGACACCGAAGTGTTCCTGAGTCTGTTTGTACTTCATCTCACCGATGGGCTTCTGTTGAGTAGCTGCCTTCATTGGTCTCATAGATCCAGAATCAGAACTCAGGGGCCTGGATTGCTTGTTGAGCATGCCATGGGGCTTGGCTTGCAAATTTGAACCTTGAGGTTTTTGCTGGTTTGTATGCCTCATTGGTGGTTCTTGCCTTGTCAATTCTGGCCTCCTGAACTGATCTCTTTCAACAGTTCCAACAGGTCGAGTAAGTTCTGGTTTTGACACAGTTGAATGGTTTGCAGGCCTCCTGCCATTGTTTTCCCTCTTGTTTCCAAGGCGGACATCATTGTTGTGTCTCAAGTCTGTCATAATATAATGTTAGTTACCACAATCCGTGGAGTGCTAGCATAGCAAGGGAAAACTAAGCAATTTGGGTAGTTGTACTCACTTCCATCTTCATCCATTTCGTCAAAGAACTTCAGGTTGCAAAGGCGAACAGGCAAAATAACAATGGAAGTTAATTAGCTTATTGTTCGACACTAAAACAATTCAGATAGCAAGAGTGGATATATTAGTACCTCAGAGAGTTGAATGGCAGTAGTCTCAGGTGCAAAGAATGCTCCTTCATCCAAAGGTGGAGAAggaaggccttcttcttcttcatcatcatccacaACAGAAGGGTTTGAAGTTCCTGGGGAGTTGTCTACAGGTAAAAGCAGCAATAATATAGTAAGCTAAGAGGCTTGCAACTGAGCATTCATTCACTCAGAATTAACTCTGAAACTGATGGATGAAATAATGTAACATTGAACAAACTCAGATCCTTTACCTGCAAGGGCAACGTTGGTAGTACTGACCCACTCATCAACCAAAATTTTCCAATCCCTGGAAACACAAAAAGCAACTGAAGATGTCAACAATAGTTTACAAGATTGCTTTGGACTCATGCTAACAAGGTGATTTTCTCATTTTTCTTTGGGATGCTGAACAAAGGTAAATTGTGAGTATGTAGCAGTGCAGATGGACTGGTACTGGTCAAAATCTTTTCGGAACATGAGAGAAGTAATTTGCCTCACTGAACTCTTCAAATTCAAGCATGAACTAGTTCTATAAAGCCAAACTAGATAAAGGTTCATGAAGCTTACTGTATGAGAGCCAGCGCGAGGTGACGAATCTGCTGCGAGCTGTGCTTCCGAAGGCCATTAACAGCCCTCCCAATCTCAGTAGCCTACGATGAACAGCCCCAAAGATAAGCAAACCAAATAACAACAAAACCAGATATCTCGTATGCGGTATGCAAAATATATAGGTACCTTAAGCGTGGAGACGGACAATTGCATCAGCTGCAGCCTCCTAAGTGAGTCGAACAGAGTAGCATCCGACTGCAAGACACCGTTTGTGTTTTAGTTCAGATCAATGCTAAGTGCTCACTGGAGTTGACAAATAACAGGTTTAGCAATGAATGGAAGAACTGCACAGATAGGAGTGCATACATGGTCTTGCTTGTGCAGCAGGAGCTCCTTGATGCGGAGGACCTCCCCAACGATCTGTGACTCCTCATCGATCTCGTTGGTTAGGGCCTCCAGCTCCTCAGCCTCCGGGTCGTCATCCTCAGCGTGGTGGTCCTCCTCCGCCGGCGCGGCCGCGTCCTGCTCCTCCTCcacgtcgttgtcgtcgtcatagTTGTGGCCGTAGttgctggcggcggcgcggcggaggcgcTCGTCGTCCTCGGAGTCGGAGTCGTCATCCTCGCTGATGCCGCCGCCGAGCGCCCCGCCCCCGGGCGCGCCGAGGCTGCTGCTGTCGACCTTGCAGTCCTTCTCGGGGACGCGGCGCACGCTGCCCTTGTCCTCCGCGACGGCGGGCGTGGCGGGGGGGACGGAGCCGGTGCTGGCGGTGCAGCCGTGGCAGGAGGGGCGAGCGAGGAGCGCGTTGAAGAGGCGCTCGGCTATGCGGTCGCGGCGGCGCAGGAACTCCTgcggctcgtcggcggcggcgacgaggatgGCCTTCTCGATGGCCTCGCAGATGCCGACGCCGGCGCCCCGGAAGAAGCCGCGCCACCGGTCGAGCCCGTCGTCGGCCATCGCCCCCGAGATCGCGGCCCCGACAGACGAGAACAAACAGCTAGCACTACTAGAAGAACCGATGCTCCGCCGATTACCCCTTGTGAAATTATTACTACGCCGCGGCCGAGAATCTAATCCCAGCCCCCGATCGCGAATCCGATGCCCCCCGGAATCCGCCGATCGTGAAAGCGAAATTCGCCCAAAAATCAAATCGACGAACAGAAAACGAATCGAGAAAACCGAGTCGAGTTGGGTTAGGTTTCCCTTCGTTGGTTGCTTGGCCCCCAAGTGCCGGTTTCCTTGAGGATTTCTGCGGCGGCAGGAAGAACCTTACCAAATCCTATCTGGCCCTTGCGGAAAGGGGGAGGTAGGGTAGGGTAGGGCTGGGGGtgggaggaagaagacggtgcggctcggctgGGCTGGGGGGAGAAGGCGAGGCTAGGCGAGGGCGATGCGACCACCAGGAAGGGTCGGGACGGGATGTGGACGGGGCGCGGCGGGTGGATAGGGACGCGGATGGCAGGGTACGCTACGCGACCCGAGCCCACGAGGACTAGGAGCAccggcacgcacgcacgcacagcgCAGCTAATTGAACAAGAGCTACCCGCGATGCGACGACCCCTCCCTCCCGCCCCGTGGGCCCAAAAGGCCAAAATATGCGCGGTAAAACAAACCGGGTCGCGTCACCGCTTCGCTTCTTTTCCTTGTGCAGGAGGGGGGCGGGGCGACGCGGCGGCCTCGTGGTGGCTTCTTTGGTTTGACCCCGCCGAGTCGAGTCGAGTCGACATGCACTCTCTTTCtcccgcctcccctcccctcccctggtTTTGTTTAGCAGTAGTATATAGTTTGGTACTGGCATTAACTACTTCGATCGCTGCCCATGATTTACTCCATTATTATCGGCAGTGCCAATTGATTGCCTAATTTCGTTCTCATCTCACCAAATATCCCTCCAAATCAATCAAACATAACTGTTCACTACTCCATTACTGAAATGATTTTGGTTTGGGGCGTAGTAGTTCTTTTTGAATCAAAATAAACCTATAATATACTAGTATGTTCCGGATAGCAACGTTCTGGAGCCCACCACGGGTCCATGACAGCGTAGTTACCTTCTGTAGACTCTAGTGTAGTTTTCTGTTTTTGCTACAGCAGGGGTGGCTCGTTGCGGTTAACGCCCTTGGCTCGGCTCCAGCGGTTGCTTCCAAAATGGCCCAGGCAACCGTATCCCTGGGTTGTTCCACGGAAGGATTCTCCACGCGCAAGTGGCATGTGTTTCTTGCTTCCTTTTGGAAGGAATATGTGGCTCTTGCCATCTCTAGCTGACCTCGGTGCACCACAGACTTTGCACTACTTCAGTTGTGACCTTGTGGCTGCCTCTCCTATGAGGCcagctgtcgtggttttgtcacgacagatgtcctagaaaaaGGACTTAATCATGCAGCCATCGTGacggttagcttaaaggggttaaagcggacaaaggatgtggagagtttatactggttcggccctttGCGGTGAAGGTacaggcctaatccagttgttgtggaattgctaagGTTTTGATGACCAgagagcgaatccgctatgcctggctctcgagttgttgtttttgtCCCTAAACCACCGCCGGTGTTGaagatatagaccttagagtcacccgccaggaggggccgggttactcataatggtcatcgccagaagcccggcgccaagcttgaagacggtgggccaaagatgggcttaagacccggatatggcttaaggcccgtagttacaatcatcattatggtagaacttgtagtgtaaggcaagaatagttgagagtccgaaccggacactcttatgagccggccgggactctaagagtTGCTGGGTgtcagcctccttatataaagggacgacccggcagcggtttaggggcaagaaagatctcatcgagagccgggcatagcagttaagctccctggtcatcgaaaccctaatcaataccacctcaactggacgtaggcttttaccttcaccgtaaggggccgaaccagtataaacccacgtgttccttgtcccgttaaccccttcaagcttcctagcggcgatggctccacgactaagtcctagcttgaggacatctgccgtgacaattccacgacagttggcgcccagcgtggggcctgcgcacggtggatttgagttcttgaagggcagcttcgaagggctcaagggatacgctgtgggccggatgaccaagagtcgtcgcggcaagctctacatcgacgatgcaaactggggccccgacgccggctcaattgagtacgggtaccgggtccccttcggcggaattcatgttttcattggcaagattggtgagccgggccctgagccggatctctgcgccgatctcatcgagacggctcagcgtgcacgacccgcccgggccctgcctgccttaaagcatgcttttgtgggatgtatccatggagggctctctgatagatctggatctggtgacgagacggccgccggctctgacggcgagtcgtccaccgatgagtcaaactcgttgtatcaacttcaagatgtaggctcatgggttgttccgatggtgacagtattccggacccgtttgagccgccaagccgggttggaatcttcatggccggtgcgcagcctgttcagaaccttgCTGCTGGAACGGGAAACCCgatgccctcgccggctcaggtgctgatggatctcacagacaagatgacagccctgttgaccgccgcggttgacccggcggatcaagctcagcatgatgcggaggtggcgcagttaaagttagatctagtgaaagccaaagaggatctggcagcggaagggatcaggatagCTGCgcagagggcggctctcgacgcccaaacccagttgattcaggcgcagtccttccgactcacgatggatcaaaatgcgtccaatgaggtcatgagaaggaggcatcaaaaagcccaatctcgactccctccggtttacgatcctcgaaacctcttcaacacgccaggtgcagggtctagtaacccgccagggatcatagtgcccgggtctgggacccctgttcagccacaagtgatggggcctccccgggtgaaccctgccccgcctcagtatgtgccaataccaccgggtcattatgctaacccgctggagaacatggttgccgcagcagcacggctggcggccctcccaattgacggcgactctccgacggctattgaaacccgccgggtcagggaactccttcagacagcactggcgcagcaagaggcgtactcttacagccgggacaggatccactcgacccctcgtccaggccggagcccgagttatagcagacacatggtctcagcgaccggctcaagtaacgtccgacgccacgacccgccccctggccacggcccggctcataacggagcctttcacgcagcagaccaagacagagcgcggcaagaggcggagcaggtgcctcagttgacggcttaccagactcccccggcttgtccgacgacttccgtcgacgtgggtatccctaccaggactggaggtgtcccttgtttagtgccagctctccgtAATGAGCGTCTAccaaaggacttcaaaggccctaggaaggtgcctaattacacggctgatttacaacccgcagcctggatcgaaagttacgagatggccatggaactgctggaggtcagtgaagcggcaatggccaaatacttcaccatgatgttggatgggacggcccgcacttggttgaaagggctaccaccgaattccatcgggtcttgggccgagctgaaagcccggttcatccaaaacttcaaggatacctgtaggcagtctatgtcaattgtggatttgactaactgtaagcagcaggagggtgagtctacgacacatttggttcgccgggttaaggagataatacattcctccgataagatggatgccggctctgcagtcttaatgttggaacagaattgtcgtttcgtgcccgtgaagatgaaactcgggcggcttaagcacgactgcaatgatatgggtacactgatggcggctctcgttaagtacgccgattctgatggtaccaaggaccccgcttcagatgatgaaaggacagggaagggaaagaagaacgacaatggcaagggtcctcagcataacccggggaaccaaggaggtggcaagcgcaaggccgatggtagcctagagttcgtagccaacgccagctcacagggtaataaccagcgacgcaaggggaagccccctccccgagccggcgggtcaggcccgacgctggagcagctgttgaatgagccttgtccaaggcatggctctagagagaagccagctactcatctatggaaggattgtgcaatcatgaaagcctttaagaattccaacgcctttaacggcaacaatggcccgggcggtggctcaggtgccggcggctttcatggcccgggcggcggctcaaattctaatcctcagaacggtcaagggggctttaatcagcagtctggccagggtcatcaacagcagcaggggggttatcagaccaatccaaagcagcttagcggtggacagtatcatgtgtttaccaccagtctgtgtaagcgagatcagaagcttcataagagggctgtgaatgctgttgagccggcggttccacgctacttgcggtggtctgagcagtctatagtgtggagtaggaaggatcaccctccccgggtggataatccgggtcacttggccttggtggtggctcctcaggtgggaggatataagttcactaaggtgctcatggatggaggcagcagcatcaacatcctttattatgagactttccgtcgtatggggttgattgataagaacctcagccagtcaaacactattttccatggtgtggtacctggtaagtcggcttatctagtcggcaagatcgagttggaagtggcctttggagatgagcacaactacagggtggaaaaattgacctttgaggtggtcaagataagaagtccgtaccatgccatatttgggcggccggcttacgccaagttcatggcacgaccgtgttacgtgtatttacagctcaagatgccgggtcctaatgggaccattacggttcacggcagccggaaggtggccctggagtgtgaggaaggcgatgcagcttatgcagaatctgtttgcgcaacagaggagttgaagttttacaaagacaacgtcgacccaacagatatgacctctctgaaaaagccgactacggagcatgagccggcaatgaaatttaagtcggctgatgagactaaacttgttgatttcgttccaggagattcatctcagcagtttagcatcagtgccaatctggatccaaaataggaaagcgcgctcatcgagttcatccgtgagaatagggacatttttgcatggaagccgtctgacatgccaggtgtacctagagaactcgctgagcacactctcaatgttgatccgaaatttaagccggtcaggcagttccttcggcggtttaatgaagagaggcagaaagctattggtgaagaggtggcccggctcttggcggccgggtttatcgttgaagtctttcacccagaatggttagctaacccggtgctcgtactcaagaagaacgacacctagcggatgtgtgtggactacacggacttgaacaaggcgtgtccggctgatcctttcgcccttccccgtattgatcaaattattgatgctacggcgggttgtgagcgcttaagtttcttggatgcttattctggatatcatcagattaaaatggcagttaaggaccaggagaagacggcgttcatcactccctttggagccttctgctatgtgtctatgccctttggactcaagagtgcacaggcgacttatcagcgttgcgtgcagaactgtcttcataaccagattgggcgcaatgttcatgcttatgtggatgatattgtggttaaatccaggaaggaggaaaccttgatagatgatctgagggaaacctttgataatctccgggtctacaagatgatgcttaacccggccaaatgtgtttttggtgttcccacaggcaagctcttgggtttcttggtttccaacagaggcattgaagctaacccggagaagatcaaggccatcacctccctggctaagccggcgtgtataaacgacgtccagtgcctggcgggtcgtattgctgctttaagccgttttataagccgtttgggggagaaggctatgccattatatcagttgatgaagaaaactgatgactttgtctggaatgatgcagctaatactgcttttgaggatttgaagagacagctggccgagcccccagtccttgctgctccggttgacaaggagcctttattgctatatgtggttgataacacacgagccgtcagtgtggccatggtggtggagcgcaaggaagagggtaaggagcatccggttcagcggccggtttattatgtcagcgaagtactcattgagtccaagcagcggtatccgcattggcagaagcttgtttatggtgtgttcatggtaagccggaagcttaagcattatttccagggtcaccccatcactgtggtcagttctgccccccttgaagatatcattcaaaatagagaggccacagggagagtggctaagtgggccatagagctcggacctcatggtctgaaatacgtgccacgcactgctgttaaatctcaggctttggtggattttatcaatgattggacagagctacaagtgcccgaacaaaaaccggataacacatattggactattcacttcgatgggtccaggcaattggagggctcgggggctggagtcgtattggcttcccctaaaggtgataagttccattatgtgctacaattgatgtttccttgcaccaacaatgcagcagagtacgaggccttgctccacggtcttcggatggctaaggagatgagcttgagccgggtaaggtgcttcggtgactcagacttggtggctcaacaagtgtcaggaaagtgggactccaaggaccctctcatggcggcttatcgccgcgaagttgatgccattgctgggcactttcagggttatcaagtagagcacatcgatcgcaggaagaacgaggcggctgatactttaagccggctgggctctcagtgaaaaccggtgccgcctaatactttcctggatatcttgcataacccttctgttaagttgcccacagaggaagacttggttgtccctgacccggaggcacgactggtggcggctctccacatcatcccggactggacagtgccctatctagcttacatgacccggggagatttgcctgaggatgaaactttggccaggcaaataacccggtggtctaagtcaatggttgttatcaatggtgagttgcatcgccgcagtgttacgggagcgttccagcaatgtgtctcccctgaggaaggtcaagacatcttgcgtgaaattcatgaaggggattgtggccatcacgccggctcaaagtctcttgcggccaaggcttttcgtcatggtttttattggctgacggctcatgctgatgcggaggacttggtcagtaaatgtgatggttgccaaaggttctcgcgacgggctcatgtgccggctcaggagctgaggatgatcccaattacttggccctttgcggtctgggggcttgatatggttgggccttttaaaaggtccaaggataaaaagacccacctcttggt
This DNA window, taken from Triticum aestivum cultivar Chinese Spring chromosome 1D, IWGSC CS RefSeq v2.1, whole genome shotgun sequence, encodes the following:
- the LOC123182023 gene encoding probable mediator of RNA polymerase II transcription subunit 26b, which produces MADDGLDRWRGFFRGAGVGICEAIEKAILVAAADEPQEFLRRRDRIAERLFNALLARPSCHGCTASTGSVPPATPAVAEDKGSVRRVPEKDCKVDSSSLGAPGGGALGGGISEDDDSDSEDDERLRRAAASNYGHNYDDDNDVEEEQDAAAPAEEDHHAEDDDPEAEELEALTNEIDEESQIVGEVLRIKELLLHKQDHSDATLFDSLRRLQLMQLSVSTLKATEIGRAVNGLRKHSSQQIRHLALALIQDWKILVDEWVSTTNVALADNSPGTSNPSVVDDDEEEEGLPSPPLDEGAFFAPETTAIQLSEFFDEMDEDGNLRHNNDVRLGNKRENNGRRPANHSTVSKPELTRPVGTVERDQFRRPELTRQEPPMRHTNQQKPQGSNLQAKPHGMLNKQSRPLSSDSGSMRPMKAATQQKPIGEMKYKQTQEHFGVERKPAMGHVDKSRLRAQPSSGVRLESARPKTQDGLESNVRLEAAKRRLQERYQEAENAKKQRTIQVMELGDIPKPKSNTRQPMVKSRNNIRSRVLGRR